In one window of Acidovorax sp. HDW3 DNA:
- a CDS encoding anaerobic ribonucleoside-triphosphate reductase activating protein, producing the protein MTLRVGGLTRLTTIDFPGRLAAVVFCQGCPWRCGYCHNPELLDASQPGTLAWADVLGFLHQRRGLLDGVVFSGGEPLAQSALPAALQQMRDMGFATALHTGGMYPERLAAALPLLDWVGLDVKAPWAQIPAITGVAGSGAKVRASLALLLESGVAHEVRSTWHPGLYPLADLQALGQELAALGLCDWVLQPCDDPRAPGSAAAARQALAGITPGQGGWPALRVRG; encoded by the coding sequence ATGACCCTGCGCGTCGGTGGGCTGACCCGGCTCACCACCATCGACTTCCCCGGCCGCCTGGCGGCCGTTGTTTTTTGCCAGGGCTGCCCCTGGCGCTGCGGCTACTGCCACAACCCTGAACTGCTCGATGCATCCCAGCCAGGCACCCTGGCCTGGGCGGATGTGCTCGGCTTTCTGCACCAGCGCCGGGGCCTGCTCGACGGCGTGGTTTTCTCCGGCGGCGAGCCCCTGGCGCAGTCCGCCCTGCCTGCGGCCCTGCAGCAGATGCGGGACATGGGCTTTGCCACCGCGCTGCACACCGGCGGCATGTACCCCGAGCGCCTGGCCGCGGCGCTGCCGCTGCTCGATTGGGTGGGGTTGGACGTGAAAGCCCCCTGGGCGCAGATTCCCGCCATCACCGGCGTGGCCGGCAGCGGCGCCAAGGTGCGCGCATCGCTGGCGCTGCTGCTGGAAAGCGGCGTGGCGCACGAGGTGCGCAGCACCTGGCACCCCGGCCTCTATCCGTTGGCAGACCTGCAGGCCCTGGGCCAGGAGCTGGCCGCGCTGGGCCTGTGCGACTGGGTACTGCAGCCCTGTGACGACCCGCGCGCGCCGGGCAGTGCAGCGGCGGCACGCCAGGCGCTGGCAGGCATCACGCCCGGGCAGGGCGGCTGGCCGGCGCTGCGTGTGCGGGGCTGA
- a CDS encoding type 1 glutamine amidotransferase: MKPVVILQHEAAQGPGVLLDHLQQQGMAYVVIDPCTQGAAPVRARDYSGIVVLGSNHCANEQLRWMEQERCLLQNALACDVPVLGHCFGAQMLARAMGARVWRNPCPNIGWSRVWVTRSAQQQMALPAQATLFHWHYDTFEIPRGAMRTMYGAHCLNKGFVHGPHWAFQGHLEVTAQSIRDWCDEGHGELLQAQGPAVQSQTQILAQLPLHLERLHAVALRTYAAWTAQLRRPVQASEGFMAGCFG, encoded by the coding sequence ATGAAGCCTGTTGTCATCCTCCAGCACGAAGCGGCGCAAGGCCCCGGGGTACTCCTCGACCATCTGCAGCAGCAGGGCATGGCCTATGTGGTGATCGATCCGTGCACCCAGGGCGCGGCGCCGGTGCGCGCACGCGACTACAGCGGCATCGTCGTGCTGGGCAGCAACCACTGCGCCAACGAGCAGCTGCGCTGGATGGAGCAGGAACGCTGCCTGCTGCAAAACGCCCTGGCGTGCGACGTGCCCGTGCTGGGCCACTGCTTTGGCGCGCAAATGCTGGCCCGCGCCATGGGCGCGCGCGTGTGGCGCAACCCCTGCCCCAATATCGGCTGGAGCCGGGTGTGGGTAACCCGCAGTGCGCAGCAGCAGATGGCCCTGCCCGCACAGGCCACCCTCTTTCACTGGCATTACGACACCTTTGAGATTCCACGCGGCGCCATGCGCACCATGTACGGCGCGCATTGCCTGAACAAGGGCTTTGTCCATGGCCCCCACTGGGCCTTCCAGGGGCACCTGGAAGTGACGGCGCAAAGCATCCGGGACTGGTGCGACGAAGGCCATGGCGAGCTGCTGCAGGCCCAGGGCCCGGCGGTGCAGAGCCAGACGCAGATCCTGGCGCAGCTGCCGCTGCACCTGGAGCGCCTGCACGCGGTGGCGCTGCGCACCTATGCGGCCTGGACGGCGCAGCTGCGCCGGCCCGTCCAGGCATCTGAGGGCTTCATGGCGGGGTGTTTTGGGTAG